In Myxococcus stipitatus, the following are encoded in one genomic region:
- a CDS encoding RNA polymerase sigma factor, protein MANVFNRERRRFEAFIRQHRPSLLGLARRLSARSSLEAEDLVQETFERAMQEFESLKERSDAAAAAWLCTTMTNRFLDYCRRQRTEVRGMPHLALVQEGVAQAESQENWELVSTEEFQKAVERLKPHLRDAYRLHAEGRRYNAIAEHFNVPVGTVGSWLTLARRDLKDLLLPQVAVARERGATSS, encoded by the coding sequence ATGGCCAACGTCTTCAACCGGGAGCGGAGGCGCTTCGAGGCGTTCATCCGGCAGCACCGGCCCAGCTTGCTGGGGCTGGCGCGCCGGCTGTCGGCTCGCTCCAGCTTGGAGGCGGAGGATTTGGTCCAGGAGACCTTCGAGCGGGCGATGCAGGAGTTCGAGTCGCTGAAGGAGCGCTCGGACGCGGCGGCGGCGGCGTGGCTGTGTACGACGATGACGAACCGCTTCCTGGACTACTGCCGCCGTCAGCGGACGGAAGTCCGCGGAATGCCTCACCTCGCCCTGGTGCAGGAGGGGGTGGCCCAGGCGGAGTCCCAGGAGAACTGGGAGCTGGTCAGCACCGAGGAGTTCCAGAAGGCGGTGGAGCGGCTCAAGCCGCACCTGCGTGACGCCTACCGGCTACATGCCGAGGGCAGGCGCTACAACGCCATCGCCGAGCATTTCAACGTTCCCGTGGGCACGGTGGGCAGTTGGCTCACCCTGGCGCGCAGGGACCTGAAGGACTTGCTGCTGCCACAAGTTGCGGTGGCCCGCGAGCGAGGGGCAACGAGCTCATGA
- a CDS encoding cupin-like domain-containing protein: MSADTSRLALEWQVWLVENLALGVTREEACEALVGAGVGEDVAKEEVARVEAHPFFQACQRVGRRYGWMESVMDVYSTLHQQSGRHTELERRHNLSGEEFFARYYFGHRPVVLTGLMKDWPALGRWTLPYLAERAGDAEVEVMTRRESNPDHAPEPDKHRETMRFRDYVHRVATGGETNDYYMVPRNENWQRDGLKPLRDDVRAPRDIIDARLKPDMMTLLLGPAGTVTPLHHDNMNVLLAQVVGRKHIKLIPSFQRHLMYPRYGTFSHVDAARPDADRFPLYSEAHVVEAVLEPGELVFIPVGWWHWVRALDVSASVTFHHFLVPQGNTYLPTPH, from the coding sequence ATGAGCGCGGATACATCCCGGTTGGCTTTGGAGTGGCAGGTCTGGCTGGTGGAGAACCTGGCGCTGGGCGTGACACGGGAGGAGGCGTGCGAGGCGTTGGTGGGGGCCGGCGTGGGCGAGGACGTGGCGAAGGAGGAGGTGGCGCGAGTGGAGGCCCATCCCTTCTTCCAGGCGTGCCAGCGGGTGGGGCGGCGCTACGGGTGGATGGAGTCCGTGATGGATGTCTACAGCACGTTGCACCAGCAATCGGGACGGCACACGGAGCTGGAGCGCAGACACAACCTGTCGGGTGAGGAGTTCTTCGCGCGCTACTACTTCGGCCACCGGCCGGTGGTGCTGACGGGGCTGATGAAGGATTGGCCGGCCCTGGGACGCTGGACGCTGCCCTATCTGGCCGAGCGCGCGGGCGACGCGGAGGTGGAGGTGATGACGCGGCGGGAGTCGAACCCGGACCACGCGCCGGAGCCCGACAAGCACCGCGAGACGATGCGCTTTCGCGACTACGTGCACCGCGTGGCGACGGGCGGGGAGACGAACGACTACTACATGGTGCCGCGCAACGAGAACTGGCAGCGGGACGGGCTCAAGCCGCTGCGGGATGACGTGAGGGCGCCGCGAGACATCATCGACGCGCGGCTCAAGCCGGACATGATGACGCTGTTGTTGGGCCCCGCGGGCACCGTCACGCCGCTGCACCACGACAACATGAACGTGCTCCTGGCGCAGGTGGTGGGGCGCAAGCACATCAAGCTCATCCCCTCCTTCCAGCGGCACCTGATGTACCCGCGCTACGGCACCTTCAGCCACGTGGACGCGGCGCGCCCGGACGCGGACCGCTTCCCGCTGTACTCGGAGGCCCACGTGGTGGAGGCGGTGCTGGAGCCCGGCGAGCTCGTCTTCATCCCGGTGGGCTGGTGGCACTGGGTGCGCGCGCTCGACGTGAGCGCGTCCGTCACCTTCCACCACTTCCTCGTCCCTCAGGGGAACACGTACCTGCCCACGCCCCACTGA
- a CDS encoding CHAT domain-containing protein, whose protein sequence is MLKSAYDKALVLALAAAVLVVTFLLVRTPSGGGGVEPRFWAERRAVARIEARLTYPEADRYRPRVSAGGCLVPPEPIPLKELAGLEADGNWAGIAAAYGLQGEWNQAGSFLARMSPSPDRDSDLAAVHLSRGAHEQALQLLDGVLASNPRHAQALWNRALVLRDMGLTMKAAETFEKVAALGEQGWSREARAHAVTLREETQERARKWRNARDATLALLEDAKAPLPLQEARLSPGVVRQHFYDVVRAAPSKERALALMPLARELDRIQGGSSLGDYVTRVSSRDFARRSVLAKGYAELVRKRVAAPESLVESVRASGEDDLFVGLALHNKAALRYLPDLLARGQREQDSWLNLFLERELARKEMADGEWWKAEQRLFNALQRCREGAFSARCVELELRLGILYGDLRRLTEAEQHVRTAWSWARQLQEWELELTSLEVLVHISRDRSDFASALAYVEEWSARGGRSPNCYWPHINQAHTYYLALRPEAARASLDAAASCPEERLDLMYGATFAELARARPDPKDTERMRHALDVARASNPMPGDAVYARYIEGRFELDREHARGVELLTQAIEDARKLPSTDTLAREAWTLSYSSLVTDAGRTGDFARVLELMAAQLGTQVPKTCALAAAVHNERSVAVARGPGGELVGDYQGDRKEPFADSPSTQLVPEPVRRVLKACPQVEVLAWAPVFGRTDLLPSDLPWSFRMGKAAPVVGGSAPRRLVVSSVEAPALLQLPRLPTWTPPDEPEPSALELLTGSDATPSRVLSSMSDATEIEIHAHGISDPVLSDASLVVLSPEGNGRYALTADIVRRQKLAGSPLVFLAACSAGRLASTTTHEPFSLPAAFIEAGARAVLASTVDIPDAAGRFFDGVRQRIRGGAAPAVALRDERAKWLARDARNSWTHHVLLVETSD, encoded by the coding sequence ATGTTGAAGTCGGCTTATGACAAGGCCTTGGTCCTGGCGTTGGCCGCGGCCGTGCTTGTCGTCACGTTCCTGCTCGTGCGGACGCCGTCGGGGGGCGGTGGAGTGGAGCCGCGTTTCTGGGCCGAGCGGCGCGCCGTCGCACGCATCGAGGCCCGGCTCACCTATCCAGAGGCGGACCGCTATCGTCCGCGTGTCTCGGCGGGGGGATGTCTGGTTCCTCCCGAGCCCATCCCATTGAAGGAGCTGGCCGGTCTGGAAGCGGATGGGAACTGGGCGGGCATCGCCGCCGCGTACGGACTGCAAGGGGAGTGGAACCAGGCGGGCTCGTTCCTCGCGCGCATGTCGCCTTCGCCGGACCGGGACAGTGACCTGGCCGCGGTGCACCTCTCCCGCGGAGCCCATGAGCAGGCATTGCAGTTGTTGGATGGGGTGCTGGCCTCGAATCCCCGGCATGCGCAGGCCCTGTGGAACCGCGCGCTGGTGTTGCGGGACATGGGCCTGACGATGAAGGCGGCGGAGACCTTCGAGAAGGTGGCCGCGCTCGGTGAGCAGGGCTGGAGCCGCGAGGCGAGGGCGCACGCGGTGACGCTGCGCGAGGAGACGCAGGAGCGCGCGAGGAAGTGGCGCAATGCCCGCGACGCGACGCTGGCGCTGCTGGAGGACGCGAAGGCGCCGCTGCCGCTCCAGGAGGCGCGCCTGAGTCCAGGCGTGGTGCGGCAGCACTTCTACGACGTGGTCCGCGCGGCGCCGTCGAAGGAGCGCGCGCTGGCGCTGATGCCCCTGGCGCGTGAGCTGGACCGCATCCAGGGAGGCTCCTCGCTGGGCGATTACGTGACGCGTGTGTCGTCGCGGGACTTCGCGCGCCGGAGCGTGCTGGCGAAGGGGTACGCGGAGCTGGTGCGCAAGCGTGTCGCCGCGCCCGAGTCCCTGGTGGAGTCGGTGCGCGCCTCGGGCGAGGACGACCTCTTCGTGGGCCTGGCGCTGCACAACAAGGCCGCGCTGCGCTACCTGCCGGACCTCCTCGCCCGGGGACAGCGCGAGCAGGACTCCTGGCTCAACCTCTTCCTGGAGCGCGAGCTGGCGCGCAAGGAGATGGCGGACGGCGAGTGGTGGAAGGCCGAGCAGCGCCTGTTCAACGCGCTCCAGCGCTGCCGCGAGGGGGCCTTCTCCGCGCGCTGCGTGGAGCTGGAGCTCCGGCTGGGCATCCTCTACGGCGACCTGCGGCGGTTGACGGAAGCCGAGCAGCACGTGCGCACCGCGTGGTCCTGGGCGCGGCAGCTCCAGGAGTGGGAGCTGGAGCTCACCTCGCTGGAGGTGCTCGTCCACATCTCCCGCGACCGCAGCGACTTCGCGAGCGCGCTGGCCTACGTGGAGGAGTGGTCCGCGCGCGGAGGCCGCTCGCCCAACTGCTACTGGCCTCACATCAACCAGGCCCACACGTACTATCTGGCCCTGCGCCCGGAGGCCGCGAGGGCTTCGCTGGACGCCGCGGCCTCGTGTCCCGAGGAGCGGTTGGATTTGATGTACGGCGCCACGTTCGCGGAGCTGGCCCGCGCCCGCCCGGACCCGAAGGACACGGAGCGGATGCGCCACGCGCTGGACGTCGCGCGCGCCTCCAACCCCATGCCCGGCGACGCCGTCTACGCGCGCTACATCGAGGGCCGCTTCGAGCTGGACCGCGAGCACGCGCGCGGCGTGGAGCTGCTCACGCAGGCCATCGAGGACGCGCGCAAGCTGCCCTCCACCGACACGCTGGCGCGGGAGGCGTGGACGTTGAGCTATTCCTCGCTCGTCACCGACGCGGGGCGCACGGGCGACTTCGCGCGGGTGCTGGAGTTGATGGCCGCGCAGCTGGGCACGCAAGTCCCCAAGACGTGTGCGCTCGCCGCCGCCGTGCACAACGAGCGCTCGGTGGCCGTGGCGCGGGGCCCGGGCGGAGAGCTGGTGGGGGACTATCAGGGAGACCGCAAGGAGCCCTTCGCGGACAGCCCCAGCACGCAGCTGGTCCCCGAGCCCGTGCGGCGCGTGCTCAAGGCCTGTCCTCAGGTGGAGGTGCTCGCGTGGGCGCCCGTCTTCGGCCGCACGGACCTGTTGCCCTCGGACCTGCCGTGGAGCTTCCGCATGGGGAAGGCGGCGCCCGTGGTGGGCGGCTCCGCGCCACGCCGCCTGGTGGTCTCCAGCGTGGAGGCCCCCGCGCTGTTGCAGCTCCCCCGGCTGCCCACGTGGACACCTCCGGATGAGCCGGAGCCCTCGGCGCTGGAGCTGCTGACGGGCTCGGACGCGACGCCGTCGCGCGTGCTCTCCAGCATGTCGGACGCGACGGAAATCGAGATTCACGCGCACGGCATCAGCGACCCGGTCCTCTCCGACGCGTCGCTGGTGGTGCTGTCCCCCGAGGGGAACGGGCGCTACGCGCTGACGGCCGACATCGTCCGCAGGCAGAAGCTGGCGGGCTCGCCGCTGGTCTTCCTCGCGGCGTGCAGCGCGGGGCGGCTCGCGTCCACCACCACGCATGAGCCGTTCAGCCTGCCGGCCGCCTTCATCGAGGCGGGCGCGCGCGCGGTGCTCGCGTCCACCGTGGACATCCCCGACGCCGCGGGGCGCTTCTTCGACGGCGTGCGCCAGCGCATCCGCGGCGGCGCCGCGCCCGCGGTGGCGCTGCGAGATGAGCGCGCCAAGTGGCTGGCGCGGGATGCTCGCAACAGCTGGACGCACCACGTGCTGCTGGTGGAGACGTCCGACTGA
- a CDS encoding polysaccharide lyase, giving the protein MTPSLRLAALALLAPSLASATVVWKGDFETGNLSQWTRTQSVSNSRLQVVTDMVREGRYALKATVRQGDDPIGASGNRNELLYISEEKTGSTYFYKWSTLFPKNYPLSDGWQVFAQWHQEGCCGSPPLEFFVRGDRMHLRVGGADGPIPWEGPLSRGEWHDFVLQVKWSSNPKVGFVQLWHNGKLVLPKTMGATQFSSEMNYLKLGLYREDTIKPEASVYHDGFVMSTALEDVMPPPPPPAPEPTPTPTPTPEPTPTPTPEPTPTPAPNPTPTPPVINVPTQPNTSTPGTGVVNNDDRENPKPGGSGCGASATGGAPFVVATALLALALTGRRRRASEVRVTRR; this is encoded by the coding sequence TTGACCCCATCCCTTCGACTCGCTGCCCTGGCGTTGCTTGCCCCCTCCCTCGCATCCGCGACCGTGGTGTGGAAGGGCGACTTCGAGACCGGCAACCTTTCGCAGTGGACGCGCACCCAAAGCGTCTCCAACAGCCGCCTCCAGGTGGTGACGGACATGGTGCGCGAGGGCCGCTATGCCCTGAAGGCCACCGTCCGCCAGGGAGATGACCCCATCGGCGCCAGCGGCAACCGCAACGAGCTGCTCTACATCAGTGAGGAGAAGACCGGCTCGACGTACTTCTACAAGTGGAGCACGTTGTTCCCGAAGAACTACCCGCTCTCGGACGGGTGGCAGGTCTTCGCGCAGTGGCACCAGGAGGGCTGCTGTGGCTCACCGCCGCTGGAGTTCTTCGTGCGCGGGGACCGGATGCACCTGCGCGTGGGCGGAGCCGATGGCCCCATCCCGTGGGAGGGTCCGCTGTCCCGAGGTGAGTGGCACGACTTCGTGCTTCAGGTGAAGTGGTCCTCCAACCCCAAGGTGGGCTTCGTCCAGCTCTGGCACAACGGAAAGCTTGTGTTGCCCAAGACGATGGGGGCCACGCAGTTCAGCAGCGAGATGAACTACCTGAAGCTCGGCCTGTACCGCGAGGACACCATCAAGCCCGAGGCCAGCGTGTACCACGACGGCTTCGTCATGAGCACCGCGCTGGAGGACGTCATGCCTCCCCCGCCGCCCCCGGCACCCGAGCCGACGCCGACGCCGACCCCGACCCCGGAACCGACGCCCACGCCGACTCCGGAACCGACGCCGACGCCTGCTCCGAATCCGACGCCGACGCCGCCTGTCATCAACGTGCCCACGCAGCCGAACACGAGCACCCCTGGCACCGGTGTGGTGAACAACGACGACCGCGAGAACCCCAAGCCCGGCGGCAGTGGCTGTGGCGCTTCGGCCACGGGCGGCGCTCCGTTCGTCGTGGCCACGGCGCTGCTGGCGCTGGCGCTGACAGGCCGCCGCCGCAGGGCCTCGGAGGTGCGCGTCACCCGGCGCTGA
- a CDS encoding DHA2 family efflux MFS transporter permease subunit, which translates to MKGEVITGSKAGITIAAMAAALMSVLDISIVNVALSDIRASFGTPLDQIAWVSTGYMMANVVVIPMTGWLQRRFGFRRYFTASILIFTAASVLCGLAWNLPSLVLFRILQGVGGGAIIPTSQAILFARYPQKEHGMAGALFGLGAVTGPLLGPTVGGMLIEVASWHWIFLINLPVGLFAAYMAWRHIKQEDFEPSMARVDRWGIALLAVGMAALQFVLEEGTREDWFDSMKITVLAVVAGVALITFIVHELETPQPVVDLRVFANRSYAAATGVNFLIGTALFGGSFLFSLFCGTVMRYSALDIGLVFLKGSFIQVLLMPLIGRFGGKVDGRLLVGLGIVGMCFSLWTNGHLTSTADEAALITPVFIRACSMGFIFVPLSVMALSNLRPDQRGNAAGLFNLTRELGGSIGTAWMSSALNRLTKVNATALSSHVDVYGQVTQEQLAGIKATVAARVTDPLAAAYGLLGQRINLQALVRAFNANFTVLTAIFACSLVLVVMLRRASPGVKVEGAH; encoded by the coding sequence GTGAAGGGTGAGGTCATCACCGGCTCCAAGGCCGGTATCACCATCGCCGCGATGGCCGCGGCGCTGATGTCCGTGCTGGACATCTCCATCGTCAACGTCGCGCTCAGTGACATCCGCGCGAGCTTTGGCACGCCGCTGGACCAGATTGCCTGGGTGTCCACCGGCTACATGATGGCCAACGTGGTCGTCATCCCCATGACGGGGTGGCTCCAGCGGCGCTTCGGCTTCCGGCGCTACTTCACCGCGTCCATCCTCATCTTCACCGCGGCCAGCGTGCTGTGTGGCCTGGCGTGGAATCTGCCGTCGCTCGTGCTCTTCCGCATCCTGCAGGGCGTGGGTGGTGGCGCCATCATCCCCACGTCGCAGGCCATCCTCTTCGCGCGGTATCCCCAGAAGGAGCACGGCATGGCCGGCGCGCTCTTCGGTCTGGGCGCGGTGACGGGGCCGCTGCTGGGCCCCACCGTGGGCGGCATGCTCATCGAGGTGGCGAGCTGGCACTGGATATTCCTCATCAACCTGCCGGTGGGGCTGTTCGCCGCGTACATGGCGTGGCGCCACATCAAGCAGGAGGACTTCGAGCCCTCCATGGCCCGCGTGGACCGCTGGGGCATCGCGCTCCTGGCGGTGGGCATGGCGGCGCTCCAGTTCGTGCTGGAGGAGGGCACCCGCGAGGACTGGTTCGACAGCATGAAGATCACCGTGCTCGCGGTGGTGGCGGGCGTGGCGCTCATCACCTTCATCGTCCACGAACTGGAGACCCCCCAGCCGGTGGTGGACTTGCGCGTGTTCGCCAACCGCTCCTACGCGGCGGCGACAGGCGTCAACTTCCTCATCGGCACGGCGCTGTTCGGAGGCTCATTCCTCTTCAGCCTCTTCTGCGGCACGGTGATGCGCTACTCGGCGCTCGACATCGGGCTGGTGTTCCTCAAGGGCAGCTTCATCCAGGTGCTGCTCATGCCGCTCATCGGCCGCTTCGGAGGCAAGGTGGACGGACGCCTGCTCGTGGGCCTGGGCATCGTCGGCATGTGCTTCTCGCTGTGGACCAACGGCCACCTGACGAGCACGGCGGACGAGGCGGCGCTGATTACCCCGGTGTTCATCCGCGCCTGCTCCATGGGCTTCATCTTCGTGCCCCTGTCGGTGATGGCGCTCAGCAACCTGAGGCCGGACCAGCGCGGCAACGCGGCGGGGTTGTTCAACCTGACGCGCGAGCTGGGCGGCTCCATCGGCACCGCGTGGATGAGCAGCGCGCTCAACCGGCTGACCAAGGTGAACGCCACCGCGCTCTCCTCGCACGTGGACGTGTACGGGCAGGTGACGCAGGAGCAGCTCGCCGGCATCAAGGCCACGGTCGCCGCGCGGGTGACCGACCCGCTGGCCGCCGCCTACGGCCTATTGGGGCAGCGCATCAACCTGCAGGCGCTGGTGCGCGCCTTCAACGCCAACTTCACCGTGCTCACGGCCATCTTCGCCTGCTCGCTGGTGCTGGTGGTGATGCTGCGGCGCGCGAGTCCCGGCGTGAAGGTGGAGGGCGCGCACTGA
- a CDS encoding HlyD family secretion protein, which yields MSTASPSMDSPNPDTSKTTPSLVKEPAAPRSRAKKVLPALLGLALVGGGVRWLVSRGHESTDDAQVEGRIANVSPRIAGQVAKVLVNDNQRVKAGEVLVELDATDLEAKLEVARADVQSAEAQASNAQAQLALTEVNAGATLRQARGGVVQASSGISSSKAALNQAQADVVAAEARFKLADTDLARVKTLKSEGAVTQADLDARESAYDQSKAALDVARAKLLSTEAGVQGSSGGLETAQGRLAAAETGPVQVTAAQAAVKLSDAKLKQAQAALHLAELAVSYTKVRAPVDGVVSRRTVELGQMVGPERPLMAVVPQDDIWVVANFKEDQVGEMKEGQPVNVTVDAFSGHSFKGHVDSLAGASGARFALLPPDNASGNFVKVVQRIPVLIRFDGDAQGLALKPGMSAIVTVDTRSN from the coding sequence ATGAGTACTGCATCCCCATCGATGGATTCCCCGAACCCCGACACCTCGAAGACGACGCCTTCCCTCGTGAAGGAGCCCGCCGCGCCACGCTCCCGCGCGAAGAAGGTCCTGCCCGCGCTGCTGGGCCTGGCGCTGGTGGGCGGCGGGGTTCGCTGGCTCGTGTCGCGTGGCCACGAGTCCACGGACGACGCGCAGGTGGAGGGCCGCATCGCCAACGTGTCGCCCCGCATTGCGGGCCAGGTGGCCAAGGTGCTGGTGAACGACAACCAGCGGGTGAAGGCCGGTGAGGTCCTGGTGGAGCTGGACGCCACGGACCTGGAGGCGAAGCTGGAGGTGGCTCGCGCGGACGTGCAGAGCGCGGAGGCGCAGGCGTCCAACGCGCAGGCGCAGCTGGCGCTCACCGAGGTCAACGCGGGCGCGACGCTGCGTCAGGCCCGCGGTGGCGTCGTGCAAGCGAGCAGCGGCATCAGCTCCTCCAAGGCGGCGCTGAACCAGGCGCAGGCGGACGTGGTGGCGGCGGAGGCTCGCTTCAAGCTGGCGGACACGGACCTGGCGCGCGTGAAGACGTTGAAGTCGGAGGGCGCGGTGACGCAGGCGGACCTGGACGCGCGGGAGTCCGCGTATGACCAGTCGAAGGCGGCGCTGGACGTGGCTCGCGCCAAGCTGCTCTCCACCGAGGCGGGCGTGCAGGGCTCCTCGGGTGGCCTGGAGACGGCGCAGGGCCGGCTGGCCGCGGCGGAGACAGGGCCGGTGCAGGTGACGGCGGCGCAGGCGGCGGTGAAGCTGTCCGACGCGAAGCTGAAGCAGGCGCAGGCGGCGCTGCACCTGGCGGAGCTGGCCGTCTCTTACACGAAGGTGCGCGCGCCGGTGGATGGTGTGGTGAGCCGCCGCACGGTGGAGCTGGGGCAGATGGTGGGCCCGGAGCGCCCGCTGATGGCGGTGGTGCCCCAGGACGACATCTGGGTGGTGGCCAACTTCAAGGAGGACCAGGTGGGCGAGATGAAGGAGGGCCAGCCTGTCAACGTGACGGTGGATGCCTTCAGCGGCCACAGCTTCAAGGGCCACGTCGACAGCCTCGCGGGCGCCAGCGGCGCGCGCTTCGCGCTGCTGCCTCCGGACAACGCGTCCGGCAACTTCGTCAAGGTGGTGCAGCGCATCCCCGTGCTCATCCGCTTCGACGGTGACGCGCAGGGGCTGGCCCTCAAGCCGGGCATGAGCGCCATCGTCACCGTGGACACGAGGAGCAACTAG
- a CDS encoding MarR family transcriptional regulator has product MTVNPPPITRYERLQRLAKRFPQLDPGAIETCISLLRLSNDLSVAYDASLGRWGLSTGRFTVLVRLYSASETEDGRGLTPAELAESSCVSRATMTGLLDTLEKDGLISREDHPEDRRMYTVHLTRKARVLLEEMFPEHYRRVAALMSGLSEEERDTLRTLLAKVSTHLPAFREP; this is encoded by the coding sequence ATGACAGTGAATCCTCCCCCCATCACCCGCTACGAGCGGTTGCAGCGTCTGGCGAAGCGCTTTCCGCAGTTGGACCCAGGCGCCATCGAGACCTGCATCTCCTTGCTGCGGCTGTCGAACGACCTGTCGGTCGCCTACGACGCCAGCCTGGGCCGGTGGGGGCTGTCCACGGGCCGCTTCACCGTGCTGGTGCGCCTGTACTCCGCCAGCGAGACGGAGGATGGCCGAGGCCTCACTCCCGCCGAGCTCGCGGAGAGCTCCTGTGTGAGCCGCGCCACCATGACGGGGCTGCTCGACACGTTGGAGAAGGACGGCCTCATCTCCCGGGAGGACCACCCGGAAGACCGCCGCATGTACACCGTGCACCTCACACGCAAGGCGCGCGTGCTGCTCGAGGAGATGTTCCCCGAGCACTATCGCCGCGTCGCCGCGCTCATGTCGGGCTTGAGTGAAGAGGAGCGCGACACCCTTCGAACGCTGCTGGCCAAGGTCTCCACGCACCTCCCCGCCTTCCGCGAGCCGTAA
- a CDS encoding metal-dependent hydrolase, with translation MSPIVHAELSWLMSQVLRERRDRILVMCAGLAPDVDGLTLLAGEAMYVRYHHVLFHGYVGALITTAVCVAMARQRVLVAALALGAFHLHLLCDLAGSGPGWPIHYFWPTSMREWFWAGQWNLASWQNSVIGLVVTLVCLACALRWRRTFVEVFSPRWDAVVTQTLRKRFLSEPGTSASTPTGN, from the coding sequence ATGAGCCCCATCGTCCATGCGGAGCTGTCGTGGCTGATGTCCCAGGTCCTGCGCGAGCGAAGGGACCGCATCCTCGTCATGTGCGCGGGGCTCGCTCCGGATGTGGATGGGCTCACGCTGCTGGCGGGCGAGGCCATGTACGTGCGCTATCACCATGTGCTCTTCCACGGTTACGTGGGGGCGCTCATCACCACCGCGGTGTGTGTGGCGATGGCGCGGCAACGGGTGCTCGTGGCCGCGCTCGCGCTGGGTGCGTTCCACCTGCACCTGCTCTGCGACCTCGCGGGCAGTGGGCCTGGATGGCCCATCCACTACTTCTGGCCCACGAGCATGCGGGAGTGGTTCTGGGCGGGGCAGTGGAACCTGGCGTCGTGGCAGAACTCGGTCATCGGGCTCGTCGTGACGCTGGTGTGCCTGGCGTGCGCGCTGCGATGGCGGAGGACCTTCGTGGAGGTGTTCTCGCCTCGCTGGGATGCGGTGGTGACCCAGACGCTGCGCAAGCGCTTCCTGTCTGAGCCTGGGACGTCCGCGTCCACGCCCACCGGAAACTGA
- the cobT gene encoding nicotinate-nucleotide--dimethylbenzimidazole phosphoribosyltransferase, whose product MPAYREVLARIPDPDTDAGRQCQGLLDMKTKPQGSLGRLEELACQWAALRGEAAPAMPRKGLVVMAADHGVTEEGVSAYPAEVTAQMVANFSRGGAAINVLARQHDVRVEVVDMGVRAPLPGLQGVRNHRLGPGTGNFARGPAMSRRLAEEALSVGALLALELAESGVTLVGLGDMGIGNTTASAALTCVLAGVSPDMATGRGTGVDDAGLTRKVEVVRRALAVNQPDAADPLDVLAKVGGFEIAGLAGVALGAASRRVPVMLDGFISSVAGLVAARLCPRVMPFLLASHMSREAGHRRVLEALRLRPLLDLGLRLGEGTGAVLAMGLMDSSLRVLHEMATFASAGVAEKTRR is encoded by the coding sequence ATGCCTGCGTATCGCGAAGTACTCGCCCGGATTCCCGACCCCGATACCGACGCTGGCAGGCAGTGCCAGGGATTGCTGGACATGAAGACCAAGCCTCAAGGCAGCCTCGGGCGCCTGGAGGAGCTGGCCTGTCAGTGGGCCGCGCTGCGAGGAGAGGCCGCGCCCGCCATGCCTCGCAAGGGGCTGGTGGTGATGGCCGCGGACCATGGCGTGACGGAGGAAGGCGTGAGCGCCTATCCCGCCGAAGTCACCGCGCAGATGGTCGCCAACTTCTCCCGAGGCGGCGCCGCCATCAACGTCCTCGCCCGGCAGCACGACGTCCGCGTGGAGGTCGTGGACATGGGCGTGCGCGCGCCGCTCCCTGGACTCCAGGGCGTGCGCAACCACCGCCTCGGGCCTGGGACGGGGAACTTCGCGCGTGGGCCCGCGATGTCGCGCCGGCTGGCCGAGGAGGCCCTGAGCGTGGGCGCGCTGCTGGCGCTGGAGCTGGCGGAGTCGGGCGTGACGCTGGTGGGCCTGGGGGACATGGGCATCGGCAACACCACCGCGTCGGCGGCGCTCACGTGTGTGCTCGCGGGAGTGTCGCCCGACATGGCCACGGGGCGCGGCACGGGCGTGGATGACGCGGGCCTCACGCGCAAGGTGGAGGTGGTGCGGCGCGCGCTGGCGGTGAACCAGCCGGACGCGGCGGACCCGCTGGATGTGCTGGCCAAGGTGGGGGGCTTCGAAATCGCGGGCCTGGCAGGTGTGGCGCTGGGCGCGGCGTCGCGGCGTGTGCCGGTGATGCTGGATGGCTTCATCTCATCTGTCGCGGGCCTGGTGGCGGCGCGGTTGTGTCCCAGGGTGATGCCCTTCCTGCTCGCCAGTCACATGTCTCGCGAGGCGGGCCACCGCCGGGTGCTGGAGGCCCTTCGGCTGCGGCCCCTGTTGGACCTGGGCCTGCGGCTGGGCGAGGGCACCGGCGCGGTGCTCGCCATGGGCTTGATGGACAGCAGCCTGCGCGTGTTGCACGAGATGGCCACGTTCGCCTCGGCGGGGGTCGCGGAGAAGACGCGGCGCTGA